Proteins encoded together in one Zingiber officinale cultivar Zhangliang unplaced genomic scaffold, Zo_v1.1 ctg134, whole genome shotgun sequence window:
- the LOC122036174 gene encoding coronatine-insensitive protein homolog 1a-like translates to MEPKNCQMRLEVPDAALELVLGYMDDPLDREAVSLVCQRWYNIDARSRKQVTIAICYSTSPDRLRRRFPNLESLKLKGKPRAAMFNLIPEEWGGYAGPWVRGLAESLSCLKSVHFRRMIIEDENIDVLVRARGDKLKSIKIDKCSGFSTNGLMTIARSCKNMTTLFLEESSIADNNSNDNRWIRVLALNNCVLEALNFYMTELKVTPQDLELLARNCKSLSSLKISECDISFLIHFFQEATLLEEFGGGSFNDQVGEINMYQTVRFPPKLCCVGLMYMGTNEMHLLFPFATSLKKLDLQYTFLQTEDHCQLIQRCPNLEVLEVRDVIGDRGLEVVAQTCKKLKRLRIERGDDEQGLEDEQGRVTQVGLSMLAQGCPELEYLAVYVSDITNAALEALGTFSKNLCDFRLVLLDREKKITDLPLDNGVRSLLRGCTKLKRFALYLRPGGLSDLGLAYIGEYSGNVRWILMGNVGDSDIGLLRFSRGCPRLQKLELRSCCFSERALAIAAQQLPSLRYLWVQGYGASQNGASFLSMAHRFWNIELIPPSQDTASDEVEDRRGEAQILAYYSLVGRRNDCPESVIPLLA, encoded by the exons ATGGAGCCGAAGAACTGCCAGATGAGGCTTGAGGTTCCGGACGCCGCGTTGGAGTTAGTGCTGGGTTACATGGACGACCCGCTCGATAGGGAGGCGGTCTCGTTGGTATGCCAGCGGTGGTACAACATCGACGCCCGGTCGCGGAAGCAGGTGACGATTGCCATCTGTTACTCCACAAGCCCCGATCGGCTCCGCCGTAGGTTCCCCAACCTGGAGTCGCTAAAGCTCAAAGGCAAGCCCCGCGCTGCCATGTTCAACCTCATCCCAGAAGAGTGGGGTGGCTATGCTGGTCCGTGGGTTCGTGGCCTCGCCGAGTCCCTTAGTTGCCTCAAGTCCGTCCACTTTCGCCGTATGATCATTGAGGACGAGAACATTGATGTGCTGGTTAGGGCTAGAGGGGACAAGCTCAAGTCGATTAAGATTGACAAGTGCTCAGGATTCTCAACAAACGGCCTCATGACCATTGCCCGTTCTTGCAA AAACATGACAACATTATTCTTGGAAGAAAGCTCAATTGCTGACAATAATAGTAATGACAATAGATGGATTCGAGTTCTTGCTCTTAACAACTGTGTGTTGGAGGCGTTGAACTTTTACATGACAGAACTCAAAGTTACACCGCAAGACCTTGAGCTACTTGCCAGGAATTGCAAATCATTATCTTCTTTGAAAATCAGTGAATGTGATATCTCTTTTCTAATCCATTTTTTCCAAGAAGCAACGTTACTAGAAGAATTTGGTGGGGGATCATTTAATGATCAGGTTGGAGAGATCAACATGTATCAAACAGTTAGATTTCCTCCAAAGCTGTGTTGCGTTGGCCTTATGTATATGGGTACAAATGAAATGCACTTATTATTTCCATTTGCTACTTCGCTCAAGAAGCTGGACTTGCAGTATACATTTCTCCAGACTGAGGATCACTGTCAGCTGATCCAACGCTGTCCAAATTTAGAGGTTCTAGAG GTTAGGGATGTGATTGGAGATAGAGGGTTAGAAGTCGTGGCCCAGACATGTAAGAAACTGAAAAGACTCAGAATTGAGCGAGGTGATGATGAACAAGGCCTGGAGGACGAGCAGGGTCGAGTCACACAAGTTGGTCTATCCATGCTAGCTCAAGGATGTCCTGAGCTAGAGTACTTGGCAGTATATGTCTCTGATATAACAAATGCAGCCCTTGAAGCTCTCGGCACTTTCAGCAAAAACCTCTGTGATTTCCGGCTTGTTCTGCTTgacagagaaaagaaaataacagATCTACCGCTTGATAATGGTGTCCGGTCTCTGCTCAGAGGTTGCACAAAGCTCAAGAGGTTTGCTCTCTACCTTAGACCCGGTGGACTGTCGGATTTAGGTCTTGCTTATATTGGAGAGTACAGCGGCAATGTCCGCTGGATACTGATGGGCAATGTTGGTGATTCTGACATCGGATTGCTGAGGTTTTCGAGAGGATGCCCGCGCTTGCAAAAGCTTGAgctaaggagctgttgtttcagCGAGCGTGCTTTGGCTATTGCAGCTCAGCAACTGCCTTCTTTGAGGTACTTGTGGGTGCAAGGGTACGGGGCATCTCAGAATGGCGCTAGTTTTTTGTCAATGGCACATCGGTTCTGGAATATAGAATTAATTCCTCCAAGCCAGGATACTGCTTCCGATGAAGTGGAAGATAGGCGTGGAGAAGCGCAGATACTTGCCTACTACTCCCTAGTCGGTCGGAGAAATGATTGCCCAGAATCTGTGATCCCACTCCTGGCATGA
- the LOC122036202 gene encoding uncharacterized protein LOC122036202, whose amino-acid sequence MEGGGKKPSSWSVADELFPAGKDVESSSSPGYFSTVFPPASAVVGKDSSQSDLYWTLSKPKMDGQAGNAQGVAPGGKSQSNPAKKQMMRNKDGEPVAPNPYEESAYFSSSVHYGGRDFYDSSASTQVSGSPKTYKDGNGENPNDSDAANRGEWWQGSLYY is encoded by the exons ATGGAAGGTGGAGGAAAGAAGCCGTCTTCATGGTCGGTCGCCGACGAGCTCTTCCCCGCGGGTAAGGATGTTGAGTCCTCCTCGTCGCCTGGCTACTTTAGCACCGTCTTCCCCCCTGCGTCCGCG GTGGTGGGTAAAGATTCTTCACAGAGCGACTTGTACTGGACGTTGAGCAAGCCAAAGATGGATGGACAGGCTGGGAACGCTCAGGGCGTAGCACCAG GTGGTAAATCTCAGAGCAATCCAGCTAAGAAACAAATGATGCGGAACAAAGATGGAGAACCTGTAGCTCCAAATCCATACGAAGAATCTGCCTATTTTAGCTCTTCTGTGCACTATGGTGGTCGTGATTTCTATGACAGTTCAGCATCCACTCAAGTTTCTGGATCACCAAAAACT TATAAAGATGGCAATGGGGAGAATCCAAATGACTCTGATGCTGCCAATCGTGGTGAATGGTGGCAAG GTTCTCTGTACTATTAA